One Ricinus communis isolate WT05 ecotype wild-type chromosome 7, ASM1957865v1, whole genome shotgun sequence genomic region harbors:
- the LOC8273701 gene encoding UDP-glycosyltransferase 91A1: MAVDSKLHIALFPWLAFGHMIPYLELAKLIAQKGHKISYISTPRNIDRLPELPPNLSSFINFVKIPLPRSDDLPQDAEATTDVPFNKVQYLKKSYDRLKEPLTVFLENSDIDWILYDFAAYWLPDLANSLGISHAFFGIFLGATMGVIVKPASLTDDRTKPEQFTVPPKWVNFPTKVAYKLFEILRIFESVEGDASGVSDLSRAAEVLKGCEIIAIRSCIEFEPEWLNLLEEIHGKPCIPVGMLPTTGYENGKETNEWRKIKQWLDKQDKASVVYVAFGSEGKPSQLELNEIALGLELSGLPFFWVLRKRRGSTDAEVIELPDGFEERTKGRGVVSTGWAPQLKILAHDSIGGFLTHSGWSSVVEASQYERPLILLTFLADQGINARILEEKKMGYSVPRNEFDGSFTSESVAESLKLVIEKEEGKIYREKAKEMRVLFCDIDKQDKYVDNFLGYLKIHKRPEKAPIK, translated from the coding sequence ATGGCGGTTGATTCTAAGCTACATATTGCACTATTTCCATGGCTAGCATTCGGTCATATGATCCCATACTTAGAGCTTGCGAAACTCATTGCTCAAAAGGGTCACAAGATCTCCTACATCTCCACTCCTCGTAACATCGATCGCCTCCCAGAACTCCCTCCCAATCTTTcgtcttttataaatttcgtCAAGATTCCATTGCCTCGCTCGGACGATCTTCCACAAGACGCAGAGGCAACCACTGATGTCCCATTCAACAAAGTCCAATACCTTAAAAAGTCCTATGATCGTCTCAAAGAACCACTGACAGTGTTTCTTGAAAATTCCGATATAGATTGGATTCTTTACGATTTTGCAGCTTACTGGCTACCTGATTTAGCCAACAGTCTTGGCATTTCACACGCCTTCTTTGGTATATTCTTGGGTGCGACGATGGGTGTTATTGTGAAGCCAGCATCACTCACCGATGATCGCACAAAACCTGAACAATTTACAGTCCCGCcaaaatgggttaattttccTACCAAGGTTGCGTATAAACTGTTCGAAATCTTAAGAATATTTGAATCTGTAGAGGGTGATGCATCTGGTGTTTCGGACCTTTCCCGTGCGGCAGAGGTACTCAAGGGCTGTGAAATAATAGCTATAAGAAGCTGCATTGAGTTTGAACCAGAATGGTTAAACCTACTGGAGGAGATCCATGGAAAACCATGTATACCTGTTGGCATGCTTCCTACTACAGGCTATGAAAATGGAAAGGAAACCAATGAGTGGAGAAAGATCAAACAATGGCTAGATAAACAAGACAAGGCATCTGTAGTGTACGTAGCATTTGGCAGTGAAGGAAAACCAAGTCAACTTGAGTTAAATGAGATTGCTCTTGGGTTAGAGTTATCAGGGCTGCCATTCTTTTGGGTGCTGAGAAAGCGTAGAGGGTCAACCGACGCTGAAGTAATTGAGTTGCCTGATGGGTTCGAGGAAAGAACCAAAGGGCGTGGTGTGGTGAGCACCGGTTGGGCTCCTCAGCTGAAGATTTTAGCTCATGATTCCATTGGCGGATTCTTGACTCATTCGGGATGGAGTTCAGTTGTAGAAGCGAGTCAATATGAGAGGCCTCTTATACTATTAACGTTCTTGGCTGATCAAGGGATAAATGCCAGAATTTTGGAGGAGAAGAAGATGGGGTATTCAGTACCAAGAAACGAGTTTGATGGATCTTTCACGAGTGAATCAGTAGCTGAGTCGTTGAAATTGGTTATAGAGAAAGAAGAGGGTAAAATTTACAGAGAAAAAGCTAAAGAGATGAGAGTTCTATTCTGTGACATAGATAAACAAGACAAGTATGTTGACAATTTTCTTGGTTATCTTAAGATCCATAAGCGACCAGAGAAGGCTCCAATCAAGTAA
- the LOC8273702 gene encoding UDP-glycosyltransferase 91A1, which produces MESKLVPFMANRDDELHIAMFPWLAFGHMIPFLELAKLIAQKGHKISFISTPRNIDRLPKLPPHLAPFINFVKIPLPYVENLPRSAEATADLPAEDVVHLKKAYDCLQEPLSNFLQSSLPDWIVFDFVSYWVPDIACKFNIPSVYFSIFISACLCYLSSGEEDYRRVIEDYIVAPKWVPFPSKVAYRLFEVRKIFEAGITGDESNIYDIKRFQETMKNCDLIAARTCFGLEPEWLQLTEQLHQKPVFPVGVLPRETDQDSEEDQEETWKPIKKWLDRQEKRSVVYIAFGSEALPSQEEVIEIAHGLELSGLPFFWVLRKSCGLSEEEEVVDLPNGFEDRVKDRGMVFTNWAPQLRILGHESIGAFLTHSGICSVVEALQHGRPLVLLPFNSDQGLNAKLLEEKKIGYLMPRNEEDGSFTRNSVAESLRLVIVEEEGKIYRDKAEEMRALFTDKDRQSRYVDAFLDYLKTQRLRENGNKVT; this is translated from the coding sequence ATGGAGTCAAAGCTTGTCCCCTTCATGGCCAACCGTGATGACGAGCTTCATATAGCCATGTTTCCATGGCTTGCCTTTGGTCATATGATCCCATTCTTGGAGCTTGCCAAGCTCATTGCTCAAAAGGGTCACAAAATCTCCTTCATTTCCACTCCTAGAAACATTGATCGCCTCCCCAAACTCCCTCCACATTTAGCTCCTTTCATAAATTTTGTTAAGATTCCATTACCTTACGTCGAAAACCTCCCTCGTTCTGCAGAAGCAACAGCAGATTTACCTGCCGAAGATGTCGTGCACCTCAAAAAGGCCTATGATTGTCTCCAAGAACCCTTGTCCAATTTCCTCCAATCATCCCTTCCTGACTGGATTGTCTTCGATTTTGTTTCTTATTGGGTACCTGATATCGCCTGCAAATTTAACATCCCTAGTGTTTACTTCAGTATATTCATTTCCGCCTGTCTTTGTTATCTCAGTTCAGGAGAGGAAGACTATCGCAGAGTTATTGAAGATTACATTGTAGCACCCAAGTGGGTTCCATTTCCTTCCAAAGTAGCGTATCGCCTTTTCGAAGTCCGAAAGATCTTCGAAGCTGGAATAACTGGCGATGAATCCAATATTTACGACATTAAGCGTTTTCAAGAAACAATGAAAAATTGTGACCTAATAGCTGCAAGAACATGCTTTGGATTAGAACCAGAATGGCTCCAACTGACTGAGCAACTTCACCAAAAACCGGTTTTTCCAGTCGGTGTACTTCCTAGAGAAACTGATCAAGATAGTGAAGAAGATCAAGAAGAAACGTGGAAGCCAATCAAGAAATGGCTTGACAGGCAAGAAAAAAGATCAGTTGTCTATATAGCCTTTGGTAGCGAGGCCCTACCGAGTCAAGAAGAAGTAATTGAGATAGCTCATGGATTAGAACTATCAGGACTACCTTTCTTCTGGGTATTAAGAAAGAGTTGCGGATTATCCGAGGAAGAAGAAGTTGTTGATTTGCCTAATGGATTTGAGGATCGAGTTAAAGATAGAGGAATGGTGTTCACAAACTGGGCACCTCAACTTAGGATTTTAGGCCATGAATCGATAGGTGCATTCCTGACTCATTCTGGAATTTGCTCAGTCGTGGAGGCATTACAACATGGGAGACCACTTGTGCTTTTGCCGTTCAATTCAGATCAAGGGCTTAATGCTAAACTTCTCGAGGAGAAGAAAATTGGATATCTGATGCCCAGAAATGAGGAAGATGGATCATTTACAAGGAACTCAGTGGCCGAGTCATTGAGGTTAGTGAttgttgaagaagaagggaaaaTTTACAGGGATAAAGCTGAAGAGATGAGAGCATTGTTTACAGATAAAGATAGACAAAGCCGTTATGTTGATGCTTTTTTGGATTACCTTAAAACTCAAAGGCTTCGGGAAAATGGCAATAAAGTGACTTGA
- the LOC8273703 gene encoding uncharacterized protein LOC8273703 isoform X2: protein MSLLGDDGNGYDLARKLESLGTWRTWLGDSLYSNFVHFLSSPSSWDSFMRTDDSKSKAQIHLQLRARALLFDKATVSLFISNNNNSCSALAVSKLNPSYLQLHGDDVYFTLEDGDQRQNAALSKSHSKSAFSIGSRYGEPEMEGLTQRFRNEEFPESWYNQFIEKYKVSRPYRLSVGERESDKRSPEEMSSYLRLVDKHKRRRISSTPSMHSSSVLDGSNSTDDDDLSFFPETMFMLNCVPDSALPLIIRPQDNQKIEFHGVLDSLPQTRSSVVIERLGISVEQGGSLHRAKNGSEGNKKLISQEQASQMCQKVVARMLARVGFDSATELPVEVLSQALRCHISELGRNLKILADNYRKQCSAIDLLKMFLQTAGFKASTGLMELVKDGTRNVVQPTQQQMHAIQSQLQAQHQSTLRLPQQIPRQMHPQMQQMVHPQNLAFQQQQQLERMRRRQPSTPRPAMDIDKDRPMVQVKIENPSELPMDGNAFNPMHSRHPQMQFRQQQLAAISSLQAQSSNQFRQLASMQVPQVQSPNMGIVRAPPVKVEGFQELMGGDASVKHDPEENKRTSPSGK from the exons ATGTCCCTACTCGGCGACGATGGCAACGGCTACGACCTAGCTCGGAAGCTAGAGTCACTGGGCACATGGAGGACATGGCTGGGCGACTCTCTTTACTCAAATTTCGTTCATTTTTTatcttctccttcttcatGGGACTCCTTCATGCGAACCGACGACTCCAAATCAAAAGCTCAGATCCACCTCCAGCTTCGCGCTCGTGCTCTCTTATTCGATAAAGCTACTgtctctctttttatttctaataataataattcctGTTCTGCGCTCGCCGTTTCGAAACTTAATCCTAGTT ATTTGCAATTGCATGGTGACGACGTGTACTTCACGTTAGAAGACGGCGATCAACGGCAGAATGCTGCACTGTCTAAG AGTCATTCTAAGTCAGCTTTTAGCATTGGGTCCAGATATGGTGAGCCTGAAATGGAAGGATTAACCCAGAGATTCAGGAATGAGGAATTTCCTGAATCATGGTATAATCAATTCATAGAGAAGTATAAAGTTAGTCGGCCATATAGATTGTCAGTAGGGGAGAGAGAGTCAGACAAACGTTCGCCTGAGGAAATGTCTAGTTATCTTAGACTGGTAGATAAGCATAAGAGGAGGCGTATTTCATCTACACCAAGTATGCATTCCAGTTCTGTTTTAGATGGTTCTAATTCcactgatgatgatgatttatctttttttcccGAAACAATGTTTATGTTAAACTGTGTACCTGATAGTGCACTCCCACTCATAATTAGACCCCAAGATAATCAGAAAATTGAGTTCCACGGAGTTCTTGATTCATTACCTCAAACGAGGAGTTCTGTTGTGATAGAGAGGCTTGGTATTAGTGTGGAGCAGGGAGGAAGCTTACATCGTGCAAAGAATGGGTCTGAAGGAAATAAGAAACTTATTAGTCAAGAGCAAGCATCACAGATGTGTCAAAAGGTAGTGGCCCGAATGCTGGCACGGGTGGGGTTTGACAGCGCAACTGAACTCCCAGTGGAAGTCTTATCTCAAGCACTCAGGTGTCATATCTCTGAACTAGGACGTAACTTGAAAATTCTCGCTGATAATTATAGGAAACAATGTTCAGCGATTGACCTACTTAAGATGTTTCTTCAAACGGCAGGATTTAA AGCTTCCACTG GTTTGATGGAGCTTGTTAAAGATGGAACTAGGAATGTTGTCCAACCAACTCAGCAACAAATGCATGCAATCCAATCACAATTGCAGGCTCAGCACCAGAGCACCCTTCGGCTGCCCCAGCAA ATCCCAAGACAAATGCATCCACAGATGCAGCAGATGGTTCATCCACAAAATTTGGCTTttcagcagcagcagcagttAGAGAGAATGCGTAGGCGTCAACCGTCTACTCCTCGCCCTGCAATGGATATAGACAAGGACAGACCAATGGTACAAGTGAAGATTGAAAATCCATCAGAATTGCCAATGGATGGCAATGCCTTCAATCCCATGCACTCCAGACATCCACAAATGCAGTTCCGGCAGCAACAGCTGGCTGCAATATCAAGTCTCCAAGCTCAATCTAGCAATCAATTTAGGCAGTTGGCATCCATGCAAGTTCCTCAAGTGCAGTCACC GAATATGGGCATTGTTAGGGCACCACCGGTGAAGGTGGAAGGTTTTCAGGAATTGATGGGTGGAGATGCTTCAGTAAAACATGACCCTGAGGAAAATAAGCGAACCTCTCCATCTGGTAAATAG
- the LOC8273703 gene encoding uncharacterized protein LOC8273703 isoform X1, with amino-acid sequence MSLLGDDGNGYDLARKLESLGTWRTWLGDSLYSNFVHFLSSPSSWDSFMRTDDSKSKAQIHLQLRARALLFDKATVSLFISNNNNSCSALAVSKLNPSYLQLHGDDVYFTLEDGDQRQNAALSKSHSKSAFSIGSRYGEPEMEGLTQRFRNEEFPESWYNQFIEKYKVSRPYRLSVGERESDKRSPEEMSSYLRLVDKHKRRRISSTPSMHSSSVLDGSNSTDDDDLSFFPETMFMLNCVPDSALPLIIRPQDNQKIEFHGVLDSLPQTRSSVVIERLGISVEQGGSLHRAKNGSEGNKKLISQEQASQMCQKVVARMLARVGFDSATELPVEVLSQALRCHISELGRNLKILADNYRKQCSAIDLLKMFLQTAGFNNLGGLMELVKDGTRNVVQPTQQQMHAIQSQLQAQHQSTLRLPQQIPRQMHPQMQQMVHPQNLAFQQQQQLERMRRRQPSTPRPAMDIDKDRPMVQVKIENPSELPMDGNAFNPMHSRHPQMQFRQQQLAAISSLQAQSSNQFRQLASMQVPQVQSPNMGIVRAPPVKVEGFQELMGGDASVKHDPEENKRTSPSGK; translated from the exons ATGTCCCTACTCGGCGACGATGGCAACGGCTACGACCTAGCTCGGAAGCTAGAGTCACTGGGCACATGGAGGACATGGCTGGGCGACTCTCTTTACTCAAATTTCGTTCATTTTTTatcttctccttcttcatGGGACTCCTTCATGCGAACCGACGACTCCAAATCAAAAGCTCAGATCCACCTCCAGCTTCGCGCTCGTGCTCTCTTATTCGATAAAGCTACTgtctctctttttatttctaataataataattcctGTTCTGCGCTCGCCGTTTCGAAACTTAATCCTAGTT ATTTGCAATTGCATGGTGACGACGTGTACTTCACGTTAGAAGACGGCGATCAACGGCAGAATGCTGCACTGTCTAAG AGTCATTCTAAGTCAGCTTTTAGCATTGGGTCCAGATATGGTGAGCCTGAAATGGAAGGATTAACCCAGAGATTCAGGAATGAGGAATTTCCTGAATCATGGTATAATCAATTCATAGAGAAGTATAAAGTTAGTCGGCCATATAGATTGTCAGTAGGGGAGAGAGAGTCAGACAAACGTTCGCCTGAGGAAATGTCTAGTTATCTTAGACTGGTAGATAAGCATAAGAGGAGGCGTATTTCATCTACACCAAGTATGCATTCCAGTTCTGTTTTAGATGGTTCTAATTCcactgatgatgatgatttatctttttttcccGAAACAATGTTTATGTTAAACTGTGTACCTGATAGTGCACTCCCACTCATAATTAGACCCCAAGATAATCAGAAAATTGAGTTCCACGGAGTTCTTGATTCATTACCTCAAACGAGGAGTTCTGTTGTGATAGAGAGGCTTGGTATTAGTGTGGAGCAGGGAGGAAGCTTACATCGTGCAAAGAATGGGTCTGAAGGAAATAAGAAACTTATTAGTCAAGAGCAAGCATCACAGATGTGTCAAAAGGTAGTGGCCCGAATGCTGGCACGGGTGGGGTTTGACAGCGCAACTGAACTCCCAGTGGAAGTCTTATCTCAAGCACTCAGGTGTCATATCTCTGAACTAGGACGTAACTTGAAAATTCTCGCTGATAATTATAGGAAACAATGTTCAGCGATTGACCTACTTAAGATGTTTCTTCAAACGGCAGGATTTAA TAATCTTGGAGGTTTGATGGAGCTTGTTAAAGATGGAACTAGGAATGTTGTCCAACCAACTCAGCAACAAATGCATGCAATCCAATCACAATTGCAGGCTCAGCACCAGAGCACCCTTCGGCTGCCCCAGCAA ATCCCAAGACAAATGCATCCACAGATGCAGCAGATGGTTCATCCACAAAATTTGGCTTttcagcagcagcagcagttAGAGAGAATGCGTAGGCGTCAACCGTCTACTCCTCGCCCTGCAATGGATATAGACAAGGACAGACCAATGGTACAAGTGAAGATTGAAAATCCATCAGAATTGCCAATGGATGGCAATGCCTTCAATCCCATGCACTCCAGACATCCACAAATGCAGTTCCGGCAGCAACAGCTGGCTGCAATATCAAGTCTCCAAGCTCAATCTAGCAATCAATTTAGGCAGTTGGCATCCATGCAAGTTCCTCAAGTGCAGTCACC GAATATGGGCATTGTTAGGGCACCACCGGTGAAGGTGGAAGGTTTTCAGGAATTGATGGGTGGAGATGCTTCAGTAAAACATGACCCTGAGGAAAATAAGCGAACCTCTCCATCTGGTAAATAG